In a genomic window of Mycolicibacter heraklionensis:
- a CDS encoding DUF4185 domain-containing protein, with product MSATRRIVSAAMVPAVVLGLVAATEFAPPATAATCNAPEANIDPPPGSPTTGAGQLPTGRRPRGTNDQAPLPKLGPLIAALINPNGTIKQQAAVVPPAPYPGGQAVPNVAQPVQPVPNAGADQGISTEDAAGAIAGAQTSLVEWVTGPNSPNQTLQRFGISGTDLGIPWDNGDPANRQILMAFGDTFGYCRIQGKQWRHNVLLRSQDNNLADGITVSPGAVGNKYSGSPLRQANFSKQILPAVQLAPAQESMIPTAAIGIAGNQYMNFMSVKQWGRDGEWSTNYSAIAVSNDNGETWGVYPGTVRSTSQENVPRARFVPGNEKFQQGAFLRGNDGYLYSYGTPAGRAGSAYLSRVPERTIPDLTTYQYWNGDSGSWVPSNPAAATPVIPGPVGEMSVQYNTYLRQYLALYGNGGNDVVARTAPTPQGPWSAEQTLIPTGQIPGGIYAPYVHPWSTGKDVYFTLSLWNAYDVMLMHTVLG from the coding sequence ATGTCGGCGACGCGTCGAATCGTCTCGGCGGCAATGGTGCCGGCCGTCGTACTTGGGCTGGTTGCCGCCACCGAGTTCGCGCCGCCGGCGACGGCGGCGACCTGCAACGCCCCCGAAGCCAACATCGACCCGCCGCCGGGCTCACCGACCACCGGAGCCGGGCAGCTGCCGACCGGGCGTCGGCCCCGTGGCACCAATGATCAAGCGCCGCTGCCCAAACTGGGACCGCTGATCGCTGCGCTGATCAACCCCAACGGCACCATCAAGCAGCAGGCCGCGGTAGTGCCGCCGGCCCCGTATCCCGGTGGCCAAGCCGTGCCGAACGTCGCCCAACCGGTCCAGCCCGTTCCGAATGCCGGTGCAGATCAGGGAATCTCGACCGAAGACGCCGCAGGAGCCATCGCCGGAGCCCAGACCTCGCTGGTGGAGTGGGTGACCGGGCCCAACAGCCCCAACCAAACCCTGCAACGCTTCGGCATCTCCGGTACCGACCTCGGAATCCCATGGGACAACGGAGATCCCGCCAACCGTCAGATACTCATGGCGTTCGGCGACACCTTCGGCTACTGCCGCATCCAGGGCAAACAGTGGCGGCACAACGTGCTGCTGCGCAGCCAGGACAACAACCTGGCCGACGGCATCACCGTGAGTCCCGGAGCGGTCGGCAACAAGTACTCGGGTTCGCCGCTGCGGCAAGCGAATTTCTCCAAGCAGATCCTGCCCGCCGTGCAACTGGCGCCAGCCCAGGAGAGCATGATCCCCACCGCCGCCATCGGGATCGCCGGCAACCAGTACATGAACTTCATGTCGGTCAAGCAGTGGGGCCGTGACGGCGAATGGTCCACCAACTACTCGGCGATCGCGGTCTCCAACGACAACGGGGAAACCTGGGGCGTCTATCCGGGGACAGTGCGTTCGACGTCGCAGGAGAACGTGCCCCGGGCGCGCTTCGTCCCCGGTAACGAGAAGTTCCAGCAGGGTGCGTTCCTGCGGGGTAACGACGGCTACCTGTACTCCTATGGAACCCCCGCGGGTCGCGCCGGTTCGGCGTACCTGTCGCGGGTGCCCGAGCGCACCATTCCCGACCTCACGACCTACCAGTACTGGAATGGGGACAGCGGATCTTGGGTGCCGAGCAACCCGGCGGCGGCCACGCCGGTGATCCCCGGCCCGGTCGGTGAGATGTCGGTGCAGTACAACACCTACCTGCGGCAGTATCTGGCGCTCTACGGCAACGGCGGCAATGACGTGGTGGCCCGCACCGCTCCCACTCCGCAGGGGCCGTGGAGCGCCGAACAGACGCTGATCCCCACCGGCCAGATTCCCGGCGGCATCTACGCGCCCTACGTGCACCCCTGGTCGACGGGCAAGGACGTGTACTTCACGCTGTCGCTGTGGAACGCCTACGACGTGATGCTGATGCACACGGTGTTGGGATAG
- a CDS encoding VOC family protein has product MSISFNHTIVAAHDKHASAAFLAELFGLPAPQPFGHFQVVALDHQASLDYADVPAGEEIRPQHYAFLVSESDFDAIYAKISGRGLAHWADPRGERPGEINHNDGGRGVYFRDPDGHYLEILTRPYGSGS; this is encoded by the coding sequence ATGAGCATTTCTTTCAACCACACGATCGTGGCCGCACACGACAAGCATGCCTCGGCGGCGTTTCTGGCCGAACTGTTCGGTCTGCCCGCGCCGCAGCCGTTCGGCCACTTCCAAGTCGTCGCGCTCGACCACCAGGCCAGCCTCGACTACGCCGACGTTCCCGCCGGCGAGGAGATCCGGCCGCAGCACTATGCGTTTCTGGTCTCCGAGTCCGACTTCGACGCGATCTACGCCAAGATCTCCGGGCGCGGGCTGGCGCACTGGGCAGATCCGCGGGGTGAGCGCCCGGGCGAGATCAACCACAACGATGGTGGGCGCGGGGTGTATTTCCGTGATCCCGACGGCCACTACCTGGAGATCCTCACCCGGCCGTACGGCTCGGGTTCGTAG
- a CDS encoding GMC family oxidoreductase yields MKLADHAAASFGSALLPEEYGGPPPAVLVTRIDRYVRQLPASTRVAVRAGLLSVAAASYLGTGHTSRHLPAEARAKVLRRIAGLGATTETAVDGLKAVVLLANGADSYADELLAQAQQAAVVRPDATLSISTSTEAAAVVRADAVVVGSGAGGAMVARTLARAGLDTVVLEEGRRWTADEFRSTHPMDRYAGLYRGGGATIALGRPPVVLPIGRAVGGTTVVNSGTCYRPPEAVQKRWRDHYGLALADPDLLTRLLDDVEATLQIGPVPSDIMGRNGSLLLEGARALGWRAGPITRNAPGCGGCCQCALGCPRNAKFGVHLNALPQACDAGAHIISHARVTWVLHARGRTRGVRALRPDGSTFDVIAPTVVVASGATETPKLLWRSRLGRHPRLGRNLALHPSVPLAGRFDEEVYAWHGVLQSAAVEELHHSQGVLIEATATPPGMGSMVFPGYGRDLLGWLDRAHHVASVGAMVADEGVGRVVRSARGPTLLRYTITDRDLGKLVIAIEAMGRVLFAAGAREVLTGLPSAPTVSSMDELSEVLRRSDPRRLHLAAFHPTGTAAAGSDEQLCPVDEHGRLRGVDGVWVADASILPSCPEVNPQVSIMALALAVAEQVVASRN; encoded by the coding sequence GTGAAACTCGCTGACCACGCTGCCGCGTCGTTCGGCTCTGCCCTGTTGCCGGAGGAATACGGCGGTCCCCCGCCCGCTGTCCTGGTGACACGGATCGACCGGTATGTCCGTCAACTGCCGGCCTCAACCCGGGTGGCGGTGCGCGCCGGACTGCTGTCGGTGGCGGCAGCAAGCTACCTCGGTACCGGACACACCTCACGCCACCTCCCGGCGGAGGCCCGGGCCAAAGTACTGCGCCGCATCGCCGGTCTGGGCGCAACCACAGAGACGGCGGTGGACGGTCTCAAAGCGGTTGTGTTGCTGGCCAATGGCGCCGACAGTTACGCCGACGAATTGCTCGCGCAGGCGCAGCAGGCCGCCGTGGTGCGTCCCGACGCAACGCTTTCCATCAGCACCTCCACCGAAGCCGCCGCGGTGGTACGGGCCGACGCCGTAGTCGTCGGATCGGGCGCCGGCGGAGCGATGGTGGCGCGCACGTTGGCTCGCGCGGGCTTGGACACGGTGGTGCTGGAGGAGGGCCGGCGCTGGACCGCCGACGAATTCCGCAGCACACACCCGATGGACCGCTACGCCGGCCTCTACCGCGGCGGGGGCGCAACGATTGCGCTCGGTCGCCCGCCGGTTGTGCTGCCCATCGGACGTGCGGTCGGCGGCACCACCGTGGTGAATTCGGGCACCTGTTATCGCCCACCGGAGGCAGTGCAAAAGCGATGGCGGGATCATTACGGGCTGGCTCTTGCCGACCCGGATCTGCTGACGCGGCTGCTTGACGACGTTGAAGCCACGCTGCAGATCGGTCCGGTTCCCTCGGACATCATGGGCCGCAATGGTTCTCTGCTGCTTGAAGGCGCGCGGGCACTCGGCTGGCGCGCGGGGCCCATCACCCGCAACGCACCTGGATGCGGTGGCTGCTGCCAGTGCGCCCTCGGCTGCCCGCGCAACGCGAAGTTCGGGGTCCATCTCAACGCGCTGCCGCAGGCGTGCGACGCCGGCGCCCACATCATTTCGCACGCGCGCGTGACCTGGGTGCTGCATGCTCGTGGCCGTACCCGCGGGGTGCGGGCGCTGCGGCCCGACGGCTCCACCTTCGACGTGATCGCGCCGACGGTGGTGGTCGCAAGCGGCGCCACAGAAACACCTAAGCTGCTGTGGCGCAGTCGCCTAGGCAGACATCCCCGACTCGGCCGCAACCTCGCCCTGCATCCGTCGGTCCCACTGGCCGGCCGTTTCGACGAGGAGGTGTACGCCTGGCACGGGGTGCTGCAAAGCGCTGCCGTCGAGGAACTGCACCATTCGCAAGGCGTATTGATCGAGGCAACCGCGACCCCACCCGGAATGGGTTCGATGGTATTTCCCGGTTATGGCCGTGATCTCCTGGGCTGGCTCGACCGCGCACACCATGTCGCGTCGGTGGGCGCCATGGTTGCCGATGAGGGCGTCGGGCGGGTCGTCCGGTCGGCACGGGGACCGACCCTGCTGCGCTACACCATCACCGATCGGGATCTGGGCAAGCTGGTGATCGCGATCGAGGCGATGGGGCGCGTGCTGTTTGCCGCCGGAGCCCGAGAGGTCCTGACCGGCCTTCCCTCGGCGCCCACGGTGTCCTCGATGGACGAGTTGAGTGAGGTCCTGCGCAGGTCCGATCCCAGACGCCTCCATCTGGCCGCTTTCCACCCCACCGGTACCGCTGCCGCCGGAAGCGATGAGCAACTCTGCCCGGTCGATGAGCACGGACGATTACGCGGTGTCGATGGCGTTTGGGTCGCCGATGCCTCCATCTTGCCCAGCTGCCCCGAGGTCAACCCGCAGGTTTCCATCATGGCGTTGGCGTTGGCGGTAGCCGAGCAAGTCGTGGCGTCACGGAATTGA
- a CDS encoding LLM class flavin-dependent oxidoreductase produces MTMPVMESDLDATLLRDWARAVDDGPFSSLCWGERIAFTNPDSLTLLGALSAWTERVRLVTTVIVPQLHDPVMLAKALATADLLSQGRLTVGLGVGGRVEDYRAVGADQATQTMGEMAAAVAIMRRVWAGEKLTESVLPVGPAPTQPGGPPLVVGTIGPKTLRSAATWAEGLAGITMDLDVAKQNELFDVARDAWRQAGRAQPYLATSFWFALGDRDEARDQVRRHLLRYMNWIPAEYVEAMAPTTGWAGSEDELAEVLRQFAAVGTDEVHLIPTSSDLGQLRSVSDVVAEVNRAG; encoded by the coding sequence ATGACCATGCCGGTGATGGAGTCCGACCTGGACGCAACGCTGCTGCGGGACTGGGCGCGCGCCGTCGACGACGGGCCGTTCTCGTCGTTGTGTTGGGGCGAGCGGATCGCCTTCACCAACCCCGACAGCCTGACCCTGCTGGGTGCGCTGTCGGCATGGACCGAGCGGGTGCGTCTGGTGACCACGGTGATCGTTCCGCAACTGCACGACCCCGTCATGCTTGCCAAAGCGCTCGCCACTGCGGACCTGCTCAGCCAGGGCCGACTCACCGTCGGGCTGGGCGTCGGCGGCCGGGTCGAGGACTACCGCGCGGTCGGAGCCGATCAGGCCACGCAGACCATGGGCGAGATGGCCGCGGCGGTGGCGATCATGCGGCGGGTCTGGGCGGGGGAGAAGCTCACCGAGTCGGTGCTGCCGGTCGGGCCGGCGCCCACCCAACCCGGCGGGCCGCCGCTGGTGGTCGGGACCATCGGCCCCAAGACCTTGCGCAGCGCGGCGACCTGGGCCGAAGGCCTGGCCGGCATCACCATGGACCTCGACGTCGCCAAACAGAACGAGCTGTTCGACGTCGCCCGCGACGCCTGGCGGCAGGCGGGCCGGGCCCAGCCGTATCTGGCGACGTCGTTCTGGTTCGCGTTGGGTGACCGCGACGAAGCCCGCGACCAGGTGCGCCGGCACCTGCTGCGCTACATGAACTGGATTCCCGCCGAGTACGTGGAGGCGATGGCGCCGACGACGGGCTGGGCCGGCAGTGAGGACGAGTTGGCCGAGGTGCTGCGCCAGTTTGCGGCGGTGGGCACCGACGAGGTCCATCTGATCCCGACCAGCTCCGACCTGGGCCAATTGCGCAGCGTGTCCGACGTGGTCGCCGAGGTCAACCGGGCCGGCTGA
- a CDS encoding FadR/GntR family transcriptional regulator, translating to MDQSSPIPQPQRQRLDEQIATSIIEAIVDGAFPPGSVLPPERDLAEQLGVNRTSLRQALARLQHMGLIEARQGSGNLVREPAALTDPAIVEVLLRKLGPDFLAELLEIREALGLLIGDLAVSRGTPEDLAALHPTLEFVRAADTPEALQAAELAFFAVLIHATHNRALALMFGWVQQGFGGRSHELTAAFDDPTAVRSALAAIAEAAASRDAAETAVAMRAHLQASGHRMLAAARQSGAG from the coding sequence ATGGACCAGTCAAGCCCAATTCCGCAACCGCAGCGTCAGCGCCTCGATGAGCAGATCGCGACGTCGATCATCGAGGCGATCGTCGACGGTGCTTTTCCGCCGGGTTCGGTACTACCGCCCGAACGTGACCTGGCCGAACAACTCGGCGTGAACCGGACGTCGCTGCGTCAGGCGCTGGCCCGGCTGCAGCACATGGGGCTGATCGAAGCCCGCCAGGGCAGCGGCAACCTGGTGCGCGAGCCCGCGGCCCTGACAGATCCGGCAATCGTCGAGGTGCTGCTGCGCAAACTGGGGCCCGATTTCCTCGCCGAGCTGCTTGAAATTCGGGAGGCGCTCGGCCTGCTGATCGGCGACCTGGCCGTCAGCCGCGGTACGCCCGAGGATCTCGCTGCCCTGCACCCGACGCTGGAGTTTGTGCGGGCAGCAGATACCCCTGAAGCGCTGCAGGCAGCAGAGCTCGCCTTCTTCGCGGTGCTCATCCATGCGACACACAATCGCGCCCTGGCCTTGATGTTCGGTTGGGTTCAGCAAGGTTTCGGCGGGCGCTCGCATGAGCTCACCGCGGCGTTCGACGACCCCACGGCCGTACGGTCCGCTCTGGCGGCGATCGCTGAGGCCGCCGCATCCCGAGATGCGGCAGAGACCGCCGTCGCGATGCGGGCGCATCTGCAGGCCAGCGGCCACCGCATGCTGGCGGCCGCACGTCAGAGCGGTGCTGGCTGA
- a CDS encoding PGRS repeat-containing protein has product MTTNRKRRILGASAAAGAFLTFGMTPPSIAPRAQADEFDWLVDWLDPLFTPAPADHVDWLAWLDPGDAAASTQSAAAWFDQFVYLPMHTSIENWINSPLGLQVDAVINQLAGQYVIGDGADGTLAHPTGYDGGAWFGDGGDGYTPGVYGTDGGDGGNAGWFGNGGAGGNGALDSDGGAGGIGGSYMGHGGDGGDGGPGFDSGGNGGAGGDAPGWLFGVGGAGGVGGDGASSANPMVSGAPGGDGGAGGNATGLMFGDGGAGGAGGRGGSAVGVGGLGGQGGSGGNSSALGGAGGRGGDAGSGGGAVADGLGNAGGSGGDGGNGGPMGPGGAGGAGGDGGDINGTTGSAGLGGNGGSGGFGGWGGAGGAGGSGGVGGSVTGHPGGAGGTGGDGGAAGNGGHAAGGGGGGGGGAATVVAPAPAADGADGGNGGNGGTATSGGWGGVGGVGGIGGRGGVSGVGGAGGNGGAGSNGGIGGDGGNGGWGGWDGAGGAGGNGGAGSDAGAGGQGGDGGGGSHSGIGGDGHGGAGGNGGRGTGSGNIGGDGGLGGDAQANGAPGEPGADGNNSP; this is encoded by the coding sequence ATGACCACGAACCGCAAGCGCCGGATCCTCGGTGCGAGTGCAGCAGCAGGTGCGTTTCTGACGTTCGGGATGACGCCGCCGAGCATCGCGCCGCGCGCGCAGGCCGACGAGTTCGACTGGCTCGTGGACTGGTTGGACCCGCTGTTCACCCCGGCGCCCGCCGACCACGTCGATTGGCTGGCTTGGCTGGACCCCGGTGATGCGGCAGCGTCCACGCAGTCCGCCGCAGCCTGGTTCGACCAGTTCGTCTACCTGCCGATGCACACCAGCATCGAAAACTGGATCAACAGCCCGCTGGGATTGCAGGTCGACGCCGTCATCAACCAGCTCGCCGGCCAGTATGTGATCGGCGACGGCGCCGACGGCACACTGGCTCACCCGACCGGGTATGACGGCGGTGCGTGGTTCGGTGACGGCGGCGACGGCTACACGCCGGGCGTCTACGGCACCGACGGTGGTGACGGTGGCAATGCCGGCTGGTTCGGCAATGGCGGGGCCGGTGGCAACGGCGCCCTCGACAGTGACGGCGGGGCCGGCGGGATCGGCGGGTCCTATATGGGTCACGGCGGCGACGGCGGCGACGGCGGACCCGGATTCGACAGTGGTGGTAACGGCGGGGCCGGCGGTGACGCACCTGGCTGGCTGTTCGGCGTCGGTGGTGCCGGTGGTGTCGGCGGCGACGGTGCGTCCTCGGCTAACCCCATGGTGTCGGGCGCACCCGGCGGCGACGGCGGTGCCGGCGGCAATGCGACGGGACTGATGTTCGGTGATGGTGGCGCCGGCGGTGCGGGCGGGCGGGGCGGTAGCGCCGTTGGCGTCGGCGGCCTGGGCGGTCAGGGTGGGTCCGGTGGCAACAGCTCTGCCCTCGGCGGGGCGGGCGGCCGCGGTGGAGACGCGGGGTCCGGTGGGGGCGCGGTCGCCGACGGCCTCGGCAATGCGGGCGGCAGCGGTGGCGACGGCGGCAACGGAGGGCCGATGGGGCCCGGCGGCGCGGGGGGTGCCGGTGGCGACGGCGGCGACATCAACGGGACCACCGGTTCCGCTGGTCTGGGCGGGAACGGCGGCAGCGGCGGATTCGGCGGCTGGGGTGGGGCCGGCGGCGCTGGCGGCTCCGGTGGGGTCGGCGGCAGCGTCACCGGTCATCCCGGCGGCGCCGGAGGTACCGGGGGCGACGGCGGCGCCGCAGGCAACGGCGGCCACGCGGCCGGCGGCGGTGGTGGTGGCGGCGGCGGCGCGGCAACCGTCGTCGCCCCGGCACCCGCGGCCGACGGTGCCGACGGGGGTAATGGCGGCAACGGCGGAACCGCCACCAGCGGAGGCTGGGGCGGCGTCGGCGGCGTCGGCGGAATCGGCGGCCGCGGCGGTGTCAGCGGAGTCGGCGGCGCCGGCGGTAACGGTGGCGCAGGGTCCAACGGTGGTATCGGCGGGGATGGCGGTAACGGCGGCTGGGGTGGTTGGGATGGTGCCGGTGGTGCCGGTGGCAACGGCGGCGCAGGCTCCGACGCCGGTGCCGGTGGTCAGGGCGGGGACGGAGGCGGCGGGTCCCATTCCGGCATCGGCGGTGACGGCCACGGCGGGGCGGGAGGCAACGGCGGCCGCGGCACGGGCTCCGGCAACATCGGCGGCGACGGCGGTCTGGGCGGCGATGCACAAGCGAACGGAGCGCCGGGAGAACCGGGAGCCGACGGCAACAATTCCCCTTAG
- a CDS encoding Rrf2 family transcriptional regulator: MRMSAKAEYAVRAMVHLATAEPGALVKTDEIAAAQGIPAQFLVDILSDLRTDRLVRSQRGRDGGYELARAATAISVADVLRCIDGPLASVRDIGMGDLPYAGPTAALTDVWRALRASMRSVLEQTSLADVASGDLPAHVAELATDYRTQERQRGHGS; encoded by the coding sequence ATGCGCATGTCGGCCAAGGCGGAGTACGCGGTGCGAGCGATGGTCCACCTGGCCACCGCCGAGCCCGGCGCCTTGGTCAAGACCGACGAAATAGCGGCCGCGCAGGGCATTCCGGCGCAGTTCCTCGTCGACATCCTGTCCGATCTGCGCACCGACCGACTGGTGCGCAGCCAGCGCGGCCGCGACGGCGGCTACGAGCTGGCCAGGGCGGCCACCGCGATCAGCGTCGCCGACGTGTTGCGTTGCATCGACGGCCCGCTGGCCAGTGTGCGGGACATCGGCATGGGCGATCTGCCCTACGCCGGCCCGACGGCCGCGTTGACCGACGTGTGGCGGGCATTGCGGGCCAGCATGCGCTCGGTGCTCGAGCAGACCAGCCTGGCCGACGTGGCGTCGGGCGATCTGCCGGCGCACGTCGCCGAACTGGCCACCGACTACCGCACCCAGGAACGCCAGCGCGGTCACGGCAGCTGA
- a CDS encoding LLM class F420-dependent oxidoreductase gives MTIRLGFQIPDFSYGTGISKLFPTVIEQAREAEAGGFDAVFVMDHFYQLPMLGSPDQPMLEAYTTLGALATATDRVQLGALVTGNTYRNPALLAKIITTLDVVSAGRAILGIGTGWFELEHDQLGFEFGTFTDRFNRLYEALQIILPMVKGERPTFSGDWYRTREAMAEPRFRDHIPLLIGGSGEKKTIPLAARHFDHLNLITGFDQLPAKVDAIRRSCDEVGRDPATLETTMLLTALAGENLTADQIPAQIAQRAVAGSPEAIAEQVKSKVLDAGVGGVTINIPGNTPGVITEVGAALRAVLDD, from the coding sequence GTGACGATTCGCCTTGGCTTCCAGATCCCCGACTTCTCTTACGGCACCGGCATTTCGAAGTTGTTTCCCACGGTCATCGAGCAGGCCCGCGAGGCCGAGGCCGGCGGATTCGACGCCGTGTTCGTGATGGACCACTTCTACCAACTGCCCATGTTGGGCTCCCCCGACCAGCCGATGCTCGAGGCGTATACGACCCTGGGTGCGCTGGCGACCGCGACCGACCGGGTCCAGCTGGGCGCGCTGGTCACCGGCAACACCTACCGCAACCCGGCCCTGCTGGCCAAGATCATCACCACCCTCGATGTGGTCAGCGCCGGCCGCGCGATCCTGGGTATCGGCACCGGGTGGTTCGAGCTCGAACACGACCAGTTGGGTTTCGAGTTCGGCACTTTCACCGACCGGTTCAACCGGCTCTATGAGGCGCTGCAGATCATCCTGCCGATGGTCAAGGGTGAGCGGCCCACTTTCTCCGGCGACTGGTATCGCACCCGGGAGGCCATGGCCGAACCCCGCTTCCGCGACCATATTCCGCTGCTGATCGGCGGCAGCGGCGAGAAGAAGACGATCCCGCTGGCGGCCCGCCACTTCGACCACCTCAACCTCATCACCGGCTTCGACCAACTGCCGGCGAAGGTGGACGCGATCCGGCGCAGCTGCGACGAGGTCGGCCGCGACCCGGCGACCCTGGAAACCACCATGCTGCTCACGGCGCTGGCCGGCGAGAACCTCACCGCCGATCAGATTCCCGCCCAGATTGCTCAGCGGGCGGTGGCCGGCAGCCCCGAAGCGATCGCCGAGCAGGTCAAGTCCAAGGTGCTCGACGCCGGCGTCGGCGGGGTGACCATCAACATCCCCGGCAACACCCCCGGCGTGATCACCGAGGTGGGTGCGGCGTTGCGCGCGGTGCTCGACGACTGA